Proteins encoded together in one Lathyrus oleraceus cultivar Zhongwan6 chromosome 5, CAAS_Psat_ZW6_1.0, whole genome shotgun sequence window:
- the LOC127081107 gene encoding uncharacterized protein LOC127081107, translated as MFDGASNARGHGIGAVITSPTGFHLPFTARLCFECNNNMEEYEACIYSMKAAIDLRIKILEVYGDSALVISQVKGDWETRDNKLIPYKEHIRKLVPYFDEVSFHHIPREENQLADALATLASMFKVKWNNEAPTIHIDHLDEPVHCLAIEADPDSKPWFYDIKTFLEKQQYPKGISITDKKALRRLSSKFFLNDDVLYK; from the coding sequence ATGTTCGACGGTGCTTCCAATGCTCGTGGTCATGGCATAGGTGCAGTTATCACTTCTCCAACTGGTTTCCACCTTCCATTTACCGCCAGATTATGCTTTGAGTGCAACaacaatatggaagaatatgagGCATGTATCTACAGTATGAAGGCGGCCATCGACTTAAGGATCAAGATTCTTGAGGTATacggagattcagctctggtaataAGTCAGGTAAAAGGTGATTGGGAAACTCGGGATAACAAGTTGATACCTTATAAAGAGCATATCAGAAAACTAGTACCCTACTTTGATGAAGTCTCTTTTCATCATATCCCTAGGGAAGAAAATCAGTTAGCagatgctctagctacgttggcatctatgttcaaagtcaaatggaaTAATGAAGCACCAACTATCCATATTGACCACTTAGATGAACCAGTACATTGTCTAGCAATCGAGGCAGATCCTGATAGTAAGCCCTGGTTCTACGACATAAAGACATTTCTGGAGAAACAACAATATCCCAAGGGTATATCTATTACTGATAAGAAGGCCTTGAGAAGACTCTCTTCCAAGTTTTTCTTAAACGATGATGTGTTATACAAGTAA